The following DNA comes from Deinococcus cellulosilyticus NBRC 106333 = KACC 11606.
AGCTAGCAGTCGTTTCAGACGGTCATTCTCGTTCTGCAAAGCTGCACTGGGACTTTCATTTTTGTTGGACAGGGCATTCATGCCCCCCTGCAAAAATTGTTCCTTCCACTTGTATACCAGTGGCTCACTGACTTCATAGCGCCTGGCGATGCTGGCCACTGATTCTTCGCCCTTGAGGACTTCCAGGACGATAGTTTGCTTGAGGTCTGCGGGCCAGTTTTTGCGTTGTTTTCCCATGAAAGTGCCTCCAGTAGGTCATTCCTGTCGATTTCTCTTCAGGTTAGGCCATTTTTGGAAGTCTTTCTTGACGCATTACCATCAAACCTCCTGGTTGGTGTTTTGATGAGCTCAGTCTCTGACGTGTCTGTGGCCTTCACCGCTGGTCAAAGCCCCACCATCTGTTGATGAAGTGGCTGTCGGTGGGATCAAAGAACATCCCCTGATCCACACAGGCCTCCACCGTCTCTGCCTGAATCCAGCCGATCAATTGACCCGCAAGCAAAAAGGCCACGGTTCTGATGCCGTTCTCCCCACTGGGCAGAAGGCTCTGGTGTTCTTGCAGGACGTCCTGATGATCTGTGATCTGGTCTGCATGGAAGTGGCTGGCCAGATCGATCACCTTCACGCCAACAAAAGACAGGTGCACCCTTTCTCTGTTGTCATTGCTCCACTGCTTGAAGGCCACCATCAGGAGGCTGCACTGGTGTGCAGTATACTACCGGAACCGGAATTTGTGGATGTTGGAGAAGGTGAGTAGCATCCAGAACTCCAAAACGTTTTTGACCACAGGTTTCAGTGTGTTTTGACGCAGCAGTGAATCCTGGTTTGGGATTTTGGCGTTCGCGCAGAAGTTCCGGCCGATGACTGAAGCCAAAATAAAAAATTCGGCTTTTCGCCGATTAATATAAATATTGTATCCCGTTATGCAGTATTCGTCAAGCATTATCAGAGCACACTTGTGGGCCGTAAGTCAGGATCTGGGGGAAAATCAACCTCTCCGCGATGCTGGTCGGAGAGGATCATCAAGAACGGCT
Coding sequences within:
- a CDS encoding transposase; its protein translation is MGKQRKNWPADLKQTIVLEVLKGEESVASIARRYEVSEPLVYKWKEQFLQGGMNALSNKNESPSAALQNENDRLKRLLAEKELALDIAKKIRGL